In Deltaproteobacteria bacterium, the genomic stretch GATCCTCACCGCAGTACGGCGGAAACACGTTGTCGCAGCTAAACGTGTAACGCACGCGGGAGAACGCCCCCGACCCGTCGAAAAACGCGCGGTGTTCGTCGTCGAACTTCGCCCGTTCGTTGATGCCGATGATGATGCGACCCGTGTACGATCCGTCCGAACCTGTCCCGATCCCGGTATACCCCGCCAAATGATGCTGATTGATTCCCAGCATCCGCGCATTGTCGAGAAGCGTCTTGTAAGGCAGGAATACGGCGTCGAGGGTGTTCGAAATGTCCGCGTCGCGCTCTTCGCCCATCGCCTCGATGTGCGCGATGTTGTCGATCGCAAGAACAGCATCGATGCTCCCGGCGGGAATCCGCACCGAGGCGGCGTTGATCGCCCAGTATTGGCTCGCGATCTCGACTCCGGCTCGCTCGAGCGCGTCCACCGCGGGTGCCTGCGCCTGCCATGCATATTCTTTCTGCTCTTCGACGGCCTCACCGCGCTCCTGCCGAGCGCCTTCGACGGCTTCCGGACCGAAGTCCTCCCATGCCGACGGCAATGGCCCGAGATCGAGATCGAACTTCTCGCGAAATACGATGATCGCGGGAATGATGTCCTTTTCAGCCATCCCGTGAATTTCCTCGTACCATTTCGGATCGATTCTCGGAACTTCAACCGGCGCGTAGGCCGGGTGCAGCAGCTTCTCGATTTCCTCGTCGGTGTATTCGAGTTCGCGCAGGTACTCCTTCATTTCTTCATTGGTTCGACGCACGAAGGAAACCTGCTCCAGCGCATTCCCCGCCACGAATCGACCGTCCTCAGCCGAGTAACTGAAGTTCCGCCACGCGAAGAGGCGTCCATTCTCGTCGTAAGGATTTTCCTCGGAGTATTCGACCGGCTGATCGAGCGCGTAGTCGGGATTACCGATTTCCTGTTCATCCACGAGGCGATTGTTGTTGTCATACACGGTCCAAGACGCATAACGGATAGCGGTTTCCACCTGTTCGTCACTCGCTACCGAAGCGAGAAAACTGAGGGCGGAAAAAAGCAGGGTTAGGACGATCCCAATCGCAATCGGCCGAATGCCCCCCCCCCCTTTGCTATTTATTCCGGCATTTTCGGAATTTCGTGTTCTCTCGTCGTTCTCACGACCTGCGTTTGCCCATGACATCCAACGCACCGTGATTCGTCGTTTCATGACGCTTCCCTCCGTGAGCTGAAGGTATCACCGTACGAAGGCGTGTGTCAACGAAAATCAACAACTGCAAAACTCTTGGAATCGCTTTTACACACTCGGATTTTTAGAAGTCGCCCTGTCACGGCAGCTGCGCGCCGGCGACCCCCAGATCGAGCGACCAGATTTTCCCGCCGACGAGCTGCGTGGCGTAGAGGGTGGTTTCGGGGAACTCGCCGCCGCGGCTGAAGGCGAGGCTGGCGACGAAGGGCATGCCGTCCGCAACTTTTTCGACCGTGGGGCCGGCCGGGTCGATCCGCCAGATCGTGCCCATGAGGTTCGCCGCGACGTAGAGGCGACCTTCTTCGTCAAGCGCCGCTCCGTCGGGCGCGGAACCGACCGGCAGCTCGACGAAGAGAGACACGTCGCCCGGATCGCCATTTTCGTCCAGCGCGACGGACCAGATGCGCCGGTCGGGCAGGATGCCGCCCGCGTTGATGAAGGTCTGGCAGACGTAAAGCACGGACCGGTCGAGCGAAAAGACGAGCCCGTTGGCCGCCTCGATCGCGTCGGTAAACACGGAGGGCGCGCCCCCACCGGCGGGGACGAGGAACATGTCGGTCACGAAATCGTCAGACACGAGCAAGGACCCGTCGTCGCGCACCGCGATGAAGTTGGGGTCGGCGATCCCCGTTGCGATCGTCGTCTTGTCGCCGTTCGGCGTCATACGAACGATCGAGCCGTCGACCTCGTAATCGCCGAAATCGAAACCCGAGGTATCGCCGTAGTCGGCGACAAGGATGTTGCCGTCGCCGTCGTGCGCGAGGCCGAGCGGATCGACGAAGGTCGCGCGCGTCGCGTAGGTTCCGTCGCCGAAGATTTCGTGGACGCCATCGTCGCCCTGCACGAACATGCGGCCGTCCGGCAGGAATGCGAGGCCCTCGGTCTCGCCGAACTCGCCGTCCAGCAGCACGTCCGGCGTCACGGGCAGGGGAACCTCATCGTCGTCATCGACATCGTCGTCCGCGTCGTCATCGACATCGTCGTCCGTCGCGTCATCGTCCGTGTCGTCATCATCTGCGTCGTCGTCGACATCGTCGTCGTTGTCGTCGTCGACCGCCTGCCCCGAGCCTGTCGAGGCGTCGTCGTCATCGTCGCCGCAGCCCGGAACCCAAATCACCATCGCGATCGCCGCGAGAGCCCACATCGAGATATGACGCATGGAACTTCCCATCCAATCAGGAGATCGAGCGCGCGGTCTCGCCGGGACTCGCGCCCGGATTCCGCGAAACTGTGAGGAGCATAGCGCGGGCGGCGCGCGCCAAGAAGTCCCGCCTTGAAGACCCCCGGCGAATTTTCTACACTCATTCGGCCGCAATTCGGCGGACCGTTTGCGGCTCCGACCGGGCGGGGGGATCACCATGAAGATTCGCTACAACGGACATTCGTGCTTTTCGATCTTCGCGGCGGACGGGACGTGCGTGGTCTGTGACCCATACGAAACGGGATCTTACGGCGGCGCGATCGGCTACCTGCCCGTGGATTCGAAACCCGACGTCGTCACGATCTCGCACGAGCACCCGGATCACAACTACACCAAGGGCTTTTCGGGCGACTTCGCCCTGATGCGCCAACCGGGCGAGGCGAAGGGCATTCGCTTCGACGTGGTCGGCGCGGATCACGACGGCGAAGGCGGATCGCAGCGCGGCAAGGTGCGGATGTTCGACTTCACGGTGGACGGCATCCGCGTGTGCCACGCGGCGGACCTCGGCCACGTGCTCACGCCGGAGCAGGCGTCGGCGCTCTCGGGCGTCGATGTGCTGCTACTGCCGGTCGGCGGCTTCTACACGATCGACGCGAACGAGGCGACGGATGTGGTCGAGACGCTGCGCCCGCGCGTGGTGATCCCCATGCACTACAAGACCGACAAGTGCGGCTTCACCATCGACCCGGTGGACGGATTTTTGGCGGGCAAGACCAACGTGAAGCGCATCGACACGGACGAGATCGAACTGTTCGCCGATCGCCTTCCGGGCGAGACGGAGATTCTGGTGCTGAAGCACCGCCTATAGAACACGCGTAACGAGTCGTAGCGGGAATCGCGGCGCGATCCCGACTTCGCCGAAGGAGAATTCATGCTCAAGAAGATCGACCACATCGGCATCGCCACCACGAGCCTCGCCGACGCCATGCCGTTCTGGACGAAGGGACTGCGTCTGGAGAGCGTGCACGAGGAAGAGGTGCCGGACCAGAAAGTGCGCACCATGTTCCTGCCGGTCGGCGAGGTGAATATCGAGCTGCTCGAAGGCACGTCGCCGGAAAGCCCGATCTCGAAGTACATCGAGAAGAAGGGCGGGGGCATCCACCACATCTGTTACGACGTGACGGACGTGAAGGAAGCGCTCGAGCACCTCAAGGCGCAGGGCTACACGCTGATCGACCAGGAACCCCGGCGCGGCGCGCACGGCAAGCTCGTGGCGTTCGTTCATCCCAAGAGCA encodes the following:
- a CDS encoding SMP-30/gluconolactonase/LRE family protein — encoded protein: MRHISMWALAAIAMVIWVPGCGDDDDDASTGSGQAVDDDNDDDVDDDADDDDTDDDATDDDVDDDADDDVDDDDEVPLPVTPDVLLDGEFGETEGLAFLPDGRMFVQGDDGVHEIFGDGTYATRATFVDPLGLAHDGDGNILVADYGDTSGFDFGDYEVDGSIVRMTPNGDKTTIATGIADPNFIAVRDDGSLLVSDDFVTDMFLVPAGGGAPSVFTDAIEAANGLVFSLDRSVLYVCQTFINAGGILPDRRIWSVALDENGDPGDVSLFVELPVGSAPDGAALDEEGRLYVAANLMGTIWRIDPAGPTVEKVADGMPFVASLAFSRGGEFPETTLYATQLVGGKIWSLDLGVAGAQLP
- a CDS encoding MBL fold metallo-hydrolase; translated protein: MKIRYNGHSCFSIFAADGTCVVCDPYETGSYGGAIGYLPVDSKPDVVTISHEHPDHNYTKGFSGDFALMRQPGEAKGIRFDVVGADHDGEGGSQRGKVRMFDFTVDGIRVCHAADLGHVLTPEQASALSGVDVLLLPVGGFYTIDANEATDVVETLRPRVVIPMHYKTDKCGFTIDPVDGFLAGKTNVKRIDTDEIELFADRLPGETEILVLKHRL
- the mce gene encoding methylmalonyl-CoA epimerase, which encodes MLKKIDHIGIATTSLADAMPFWTKGLRLESVHEEEVPDQKVRTMFLPVGEVNIELLEGTSPESPISKYIEKKGGGIHHICYDVTDVKEALEHLKAQGYTLIDQEPRRGAHGKLVAFVHPKSTGGILIELSQDDPHHHHV